The sequence CATTCAACTTTgtcctttatttaatttatttatataaatttgcaatttttataagaaaaaaagaatgtaGCAGTATCTTAGTGTGAGGTATCTTCTGTACATTTTAAACAAGGGATGTTTTAAGTGAACACCAACGCACTTTGGTAAGTTGCTCTACAGGTCAAATCTAAATGTAAACACGAATACGAAAAAATGATGCCATAAAAAATAATCTCACCATTGGCTGTGAGCTGTACGGCTGAGAACGTACTGGCTGAGGAGGGTCATCCTCAGGGAAGATATTGGGACTAGGTGACCTACTGACTTCTCTCCTGCCAAGCATCACCATGCCGGGCAGCTGATTCATCTTTACCTGTCGTGCCTTATTGGACTTCTTCAGAGAGAGCCCCCTGCTGGAGGAGGACTGAACTGCGGGAAGAGATGagtaaaagttataaaaaaaaaaaaaagacatcaaaCAATAACATAATTGATCATTTGTCTAAAGGTCTACAGCATTCAGGTAAAATACCTCTAGCAGGAGGCTCAGATGATCCAAACACACGAGTTTGGCTtcgagatgatgatgatgatgatgataatgacgaCATCACACTGTCCCGTCTGCTGCTTTGTTCTGTGTcaactttccttttcttttttggcTGAGCACAACCCAAGTCATCTTCTAGCCACTCATCTCCTATGTACTCATCCTCAGGAACTAAAGCTGAAACGTGATTGGCAGACACCGCTGGTGTGCTGGTGAAAGCTGGCTCTAATAGGCTGTGAGTGATAAGGCGACTTTTGGCACTGCCAAGGTTCTGCATAGCTCTCTGGTACTCGTCTCTGCCAGAGACTTGCTGAGGAGACAACACTGCTTCTCTAGCCACTTGAGGAGTGGGTGGAACATCCCGACTGGGACAGACTTCCTTTGGGGGCGGAAGGACTTCTGGGAAACGGGGTCTTGGCCGCACAGGGCGCAGTGGGCTGATGGAGCAGTCAGAGTGGTCAGAATTGCTGTCCTCCTagtgaagaaaatgaagaaaaacattcaaattaaTCAGGATGACTGCATGCAAACCTGCAGGAGAGAAATTATGTAGTTTTATAAATGATTTGGAGCACACATAACACAGGCAAAACAACTGTGAACATGTAGAGAATCTAGTCCCACCCCAAATAAAACATCCTCCTTCGTCCCTCTAAGTCGGTGGCGAGGTCCACTGGATCGTCTGTCTCTGGGGGCAGTGTTGGTTTCTGGTGGGGTAAGTCTACTAGGCAAGGCACGCTGGGAAGTGAAGTGTGGCTCGTCCTGCTGCAGTAGTGGCTCTGAGCACTCAGCATCAAAAAGCTGACTGTCTTGTAGGACAGGCCTTGAAGACACCGGTGCAGCAGCGACTACAAgacaaaagaaagaacaagaaaatcAGGGAATGAAGAAGAATATAAATTATGCTTTCTATTTGAAAGTATAAAACTATATTTACAATCTTTCCTCCCTTTTCCCAGATTTCTTATTGCGACAAACTTCTAATAGAATCAAAGTAGGCAATCTTTCCACAGATCATTAggccaaaaaaattaaaagtggcaAAGAGGCAACTTTATCCTTAAATGGAAGACTACgaagcttttctattggtccataatcattaaaaatgaaaaacaatgtagagaagtactgccagataaaaaaaataaataaaggggaaaaataaataaataaataaataatgaataaaaaataatgctcatctgattttgtacttgtcTTTTATATTGAGAGAAAAAGAGTTTCTTACAAATATACTTTGAATGCAGAGATAttcagagaagtgaaatatctaaatgtatgaacttatttatttatttattgtagtatCTTTTATACATGTATTTGTCATGTATAAAGTGGAGCTCTTAAATGTGATTAAAGATGTCATTTGGTGCGAAAGTTATAGTGAGCAGAGTCTGCAGCATGTagagagctccctctgttgctgaatGAAGGTAATGCAGTTTGTGGCTGCCTTTATTCAAGGTGTTATTGCAGATATTAcaatgtgtttattgtaaaaacgCACATCACGATGACAATACAAATCTGATTCTCACATACCAACAAGCAGCCATACTAAAACTACAAAAACTTGCTTACACTACTAAAGTGGCAATGACAAATTTCTGTCTGAGTCACTGAACAGCTGTTCTGTTCTCTCCTCATACTCACCTCCTCCTGCCTGTGCCTTCCTCAGCAGTTTCTCAGTTTCCACACATTCCTGCTGCGTCTCCTGATCCAGGTCTCGACTGTAGGTCTTCCGCCACAGCCGCAAGCTGTCCAAAGGTTTGTCCCCCTGAAGGAAAGACACAATATAGTTTCTTCCAAACTCAAGCGTAATAAAAActctatcctgcttttgttagagtaagtTAAATTTTGGCATAGAACTTTTTGCATAGGAATGTACATCACACATTTTCAAAAAACACTAGATATGCAGTGACACAAACTGATGTGTCTCTAATGAAATCAGACTCTAAAATAACCTTCTTATTGCGGACGTTGACCGACGCCCCTTTCTGCACCAACAGCCGTGCAACAGCAAAGTGCCCACAGTTTAGGGCATCATGCAAAGGTGTGACTCCTTCACAGTGTGGTCCACCAGGATCATTAATGTTAGCTCCTTTATCCAGCAGCACAGCTACAATTTCTAAAAGAGGGAATCACACACAGGGCTGGTCAATTACACAgatcttatttatttaaataataaaaaaaaaagtaggatgTTAACAGATTAGCACATGCTTTTACGTTCATCAGATCATTTTTTTACTCTGTACCTAGATGACCGTGGTTGCAGGCCTCGTGGAGCGGAGTCCAGCCGCAGTAATCTCTAGGATTGAGGGGATGACCCTGTTGCAGAAAGAATAGCCATTTTAGACATGATCATTAACACAGGTGGacttatgtacagctctggaaaaaataaagagatcacttcagtttctgaatcagtttctctgattttgctatttataggtatatgagtaaaatgaacattgtggttttattctataaaatacggacagcatttctcccaaattccaaaaaaaaaaaaaaattgtcattcattgtatttatttgcaaaaaatgagaaatgcctgaaatgacAGAAAagatagagctttcagacctaagaTAATGCAaggttcttattcataaagttttaagagttcagaaatcaatatttggtggaataacccaggtttttaatcagttttcatgcaacttggcatgttttcctccaccggtcctacacactgcttttggataacttcatgccacccatggtgcagaaattcaagcagttcaggttcttggtttgatggcttgtgatcatcaatcttcctcttgattatatttcagaagtttGTATTGAATTCAATGAtactcatttttttaaagtggtttcttatttttttccagagatgtatgtgaTGAGCTGAACTCACCTGCTCTACCAGGTACTCGACCTGCTTGAGGTTGCCATCTATACAGGCTCGATGAAGCACTGTCTCGCCCTTTTCATTACGCTTGTTCCACTGAGGgttacagacaaagagagagagagaaactattAGGTAGAGAAGCCTGTGCCATTGTACCTTTACTCATCCCATTGCCTCATTATTACAACTTCTATGCTATTATGTCAAATTTGGCAGCTGTTTACTGTTGtaaagcaacattatgcagtATATTCACCCTAAAGTAACAGCTTTAAAATCCTTGTACTGCTCCATGGACATGTAATGAGATAAATATCATATCAATTGTTGATATTCTGACTCAGCCTGCTGCTTACTGCACTATGTATCTTTGGTGAAGCAGACAGCAAAACTCTCACGAGAACTGCATAATGTTGCACTCAAATTAGCATTTCATACTTTTCACAAGGTCTACTTCTTCTACTACTTTTCTAACAAAGTTTCTTTCTCACCTTTCCAGTTTTTCTCCTGCCGCTCACAAGTTTATCATAATCCTCCATGTCCTCATCTGTCCAGTGAACAAAACTGGTTTAATTTCTCATCTTTTCTCATGTTTTCATCACTTTTAAgctttaatcaataaaaaaaaatacttttatcatTTGCTTACTTACCAGAGTCTGAGAGCTGGAAGTCACTGTCGAGAGGTTCACTGTTTAGCAgctgctcctcttcctcttcttcctcactGTCCTCCAACCTGCGGCCCTCCGCCTCGCACAGCTCCTGGAGACGAGCCTCCGTGGCATCAGCATGTGTGGACCTGACTCGTCTCTGCACCTGCAGCCATGCTCGCAAAACTCGCCTCTGCAACCAAAAAACGATAATTATTTGCAAGCAAAATATACAGCATTGCTGTTTACTTACTGTCCCAAAACTTACTTTCAATAACAATTACAATACataaatgcgttttttttttacagaaaacaaaTACCATTTCAAATACTACGACTAAAGACTCACTGAAATTCAGTGAAACactttggaaaaaatatatatggttaaaTGGTTTTAATGCTAAAACTTGACTGACCTGTAGCTTGTTTTGAGCTGCTTTCTCAGCACAGTGCAAAGCAGCAGTGTAACTGCTGTCCATCTCCTCCATGCTTTTGCCTGACTCTTCCTGGCAGCCTGCGATGTTCAGCCATGTTTCACActccttacaaacacacacacacacacacacacacacacacacacacacacacaaagacacacacacacacacacacacacacacacaaacacacacacacacacacacacacaaaaatacacacacacagacacacacacacacacacacacacacacacacacacacacacacacacacaaacacacaaacacacacacacacacacacacacacacacacacacacacacacacacacaaacacacaaacacacagttggGGGTTAAGGAGGTTGATGCTTTCTTGTAACTTCAGTGCCTTTAGAATACCCAGTAAAAGTAAGACAAGAATCAATATTGGGTTCACAAGAtgagattttaacaatatataaatattttttttccaatttcaaaaggtaaaatgatgtaaaaatatatataaaatattttttaaatatattttttaaaaaaatatgaacatcacaaaatggatttttaaatattttttacaagtaATCACTTTTGAATGGATGTCAATCAATTCTTAATTTATGAAATATGTATGATTCATAATATGCAGTCACGTACAGAACAGTAAATGCTGCAGCTGGgtttaccataaacccaacaatTTCTCTCCTGTTTGATCTATCATGAGTCTCTTATGACCTGTCAACTATACTCAGATGCCCCCAGTCAGGGTTCTGTATTCAACCGGCACTGATACCCAGTGTGTACACTTTTTATTACCTCCTTGGCATTGCCTTGTCTCAGCTCTAGTTCTTGTCTGTAGTGCTCGATAGCTTTGTGGTACTGCCGCAGGTCTGAGTATGTGGCTGCAAGAGAAACGTGGATGACCGCCAGCTCTCGTGAAGGCTTCCCCAAGGCCTCTGCACATGACAGCTAAACACACcaatgtagacacacacacacacacacacacacacacacacacacacacacacacaacaaaagcATGTTTTAACAAATTCATTCACTCGGTCCACAGATATACTCCATTATAAAACATGTATATAAATTCATTCAAGGTATAAATTCACTAGGTACAGCATGTGCTCACCTGGGTTTGGTAAGCTTCCAGAGCTTTGGAATAGGAAGCCACTTTGCAGTAGACATCCCCAAGTTCCTCTGTAAGCCCCAAGGCCTCCTGAGAGACCTTATTACTGACGGTTGACATAGCTTTTTCCAGCTTGGAGCCACGGATTGCTACAGAAACAGCAGCAAGGCCAAGTTTTGATAAATACACACTATATGAGTATTagccttaaaaaataaataaacaaacaacacctTCCACTCACCATATCTCAGGTCTCTtttcactgcctctctctctgcaggctgtTGGGACCCTAGCTGAAAGGCCTTCTTCAAGGAGCGCCGGGCTCCCAGGAAGTCTCCCAGATTCAGCAGAACCTTTGGGAATATTCAATGCACAGCATTATTAAAACGATCAAAGCTAGTTGATGCTGATACCAAAACTACAGATGACCGATACCTTTCCAATATTGTAGAAGCACTCGCTCTCGCTATATTTGTCGCTCATCTTGTGTGCACACTCTTTGCTCTTCTCAAAGCATCGGATGGAAAGCGAATGTTGACCATTCCGGAAGTGGATATTACCTAGGTTGAAGTTGGCTCGGTACAGATCCTCTAGAAGATTGTTCTTCCTAAGAACAGGAGAGGACCAGTGTTAGGTGCCGGATTAATTAATCACATGGACATGTTTCCTTCTAAAAAACCAAGAGTAGCAGCTGTGTGGACATTAGTATGGAACCTACAATTCTGGGATTATCCTTCTTGACCAGCTGGTTATCCAGAAAAATCATACCTTATGCTGGTCAAGACCTAGTTACCGTGGGTACGTTACTTCTGGATAATAACCAAACTTTCTAACCAGTGAACCTTCACTACctctgtttaacccttgtgtggtgttcatatttttgttacccgtttactttgttacttgtattcaattcagcaaaattaagcaattttacattaaaatgctttacacatgcttgcttcacataaattgcaagcaatataaacagcttatatggttaatatttgccctttacctttcttgtgttacatttcttttaaaaagtgctactctttttttaataagttttttaatgaaatgtaaaagaaaatgaattaaactcaagatatgagtagaaaatttgtttagtttcaaatttacaaatgaagcaatgtttattagcccttggccaaacatactgtatgtaatataaatgtgtggggggagggggggtgtacagtgtgtgtttatcgaaaatgtgttttgatatatgcttttcacaaaaaatgagccaatgccaatgagtttgagttagaaaaaatatatttttttgtatcatttgatgaaaaatgaaaacgtgtcccacagacccgaacaccacacaagggttaagccaTGAACCACATGCTGCAGACAATTAAAGGCTGCAAGGAGGAGAGTCTCACTCTGAGATGTAGATGCTCTGACGAATAAATTCATTGCAGCGCTGTGGGTCCTTCAAACCATCGCACACAAAGCCCAGATTCAGCAGCAGCCGTGCTCTCATCTCACTCCGTTCCCGAGCCGAGACTCTCCCTGagacacatatacatatacaagaTGTACGCATCAGCcccaaacactgcaaaaaaacacagtaatagCCAGTAATATCAAATTTTATAATTAAATCTTATCAATATCAAAAGGTATTTAAAGAATGAACTGATATTACACTATATGTTAtgacattttctgaatgttcagAGTACAAATGTTAATGATGCTGGTTTACTATGCAAACAATTGTGATCTTTTACTGCTAGGCCTCTAAATGCACTGACATCTAAACTCTGCAGCTGTGGTGATCAGAATTTCTCCATGCTCGCACACAATAATACTGTTGGGTTGATTCTCCTCATCTGTTCTGTCTGCGTGTTGAATGTTTCTATATTCTTTGTACTTTGTATCTTGTATGTGAtatggtcttcaaccaaccaaaacgggcacatgtcactccgctgctcattgagctccactggctactggCTACACTGgctaaattcaaagctcttacaatcgcctacaaggtgatgacagtacaggctccttcctacctgcactcgctcctgaaggcttacgctacctcccggccgctgcgctcctccaatgaacgtcgcctcgctttgccaaacactcacacaaagcaatccagactgttctcatacagagttccccaatggtggaacaaactaccttccactaccagatcaggagaatctctcgctatctttaataaactcctgaagacagagctcttcaaagagcacttaatctcctaacacctctaacaaactaactaattctaacctcatctccttcttcctcttctctactcctctatcccattatttccctctgacctccttaaggccctatctatagatgctttatttttaacttctattatttttgtacttaacctcttctattatttgcacttcaatattgtaagtcgctttggacaaaagcgtctgccaaatgtaatgtaatgtaatgtaatgtaatgtaatgggttGATTCTCCTCTGTAAATGTTAtttctgtattctgtgtgtttaaatgtttcttCTGTGTTCATTTTTTTCTATTCTGTGCGTTTAAATGTATCCAATGTTTCCTAAGTGTCTTTAGGTTTTAGAAAAGTgctattacatttacattaagggtatttagcagatgcccatATCCACAGTGAAAGTATCCGTAGCTAGTTTGTAGGGACTAGAATCAGAAAGATACATTGATCTTGGATAATAAACAAGATATATACaagctatataaaaataaaagtattaaaattatCATTTTCATTCAGATAATTTACTGCATTTCCATTCTCCtacattccttttttttaatttttcttataCATATAACCATGGTCCACTTAGGACTAGTTTCAAGGTCTACAtttcttaaatgtatttaaatcaacaTTAACAGGTAAATACACCAGCTCAAAACATCAGCTGAGAAATGTCCTGGGAATTTATTCTAACTTTTTTAGTACTCAGACGCAACTCCCCACTACTGTGTACGTGTCACCTGCTGACTTATTTTCCACTAGAGTTCATTAGGAAACAAGAACACCACCTTCCAGATGTTCGTTCACTATAGCCAGACTCTTCTTGAAAGCATCCTCTGCTTGCTTCAGGCTGTCCAGTGATTGGTCAGTGTCATGGAGAAAGAGGTAAGTCCGGCCAATGGTGGCCAGAGCTCTCTGTTCCTCTACTGCATCATTTACAGAGCAAGCCAGATCCAAATGCCGTCTCTGATActgcaaaaaaagaaacaggTGTCTAAACCATGGAAACCTTAAATGTCTCTTTAATGTGAAAAGCAACTAACTGCTCTTTTCTTACTTTGAGAGCAGTTGCGATATTGCCAAGCTCTGCGTAACATTCTCCAATCTTCCGATTGGCTACAGCACAACCAATCACATCATGTAAAACCTGTGACAGGGCCAGCTCCTGCCGATGCTCCTCAATAGCAGCCTGGTAATCACCTGACAACACACAAAAGGAGTGAACAGCAGATTCTCAGGGAAATTGACACTGTGAGGAATCATTTAACTAAACTTTATCCTGGGTTTCTTACCACTTTTGGCTAAGACTTCTCCGAGCTGATTGCAGAGGCTAGCTTCCTCCTTCAGATTACTGCTGCTCTGAGCTTTACTTTTGGCTTTCTGCAGTTCTGTGTAAACACAATAaggacattttattttaatctaaaatGTTGAGGAGGTTGTGGTCCAACCTGACGAGAACAACAGGAAGACACTGGAaatgtagttagctagctagcaattaCTTACCTCTCTAAAACACCagtaaagttaatttatttaatgcCATCGGtcacaatattaaaacatatttaaaacattgtcAGTTATATGGCTCTAAAATTTTTACTTAATGATGAATCAGTGCATTCCCACCAAATTACATTTTCTGACAGTACGAAATTATATCAtttcgaccgaaattaaggaatatatcaagaaataaattttggccatattgtccagcactaaTTTAGACAAATACCTACAgcgttaaaaaaaagaaaaaaaaaaagaaaaggttttagGATATACTTTAAGTATGTGCTTTAATCatatatatctgttttttttagttttgtcatTTGTCATACAGTATGTCATCACTGTCACATGACTACTGCATATAtgttagtgcatctcaaaaaaattgatcaatgaaaagttactttatttcagtaattcagtcaaaaatatgaaactcattatatagacgtcttacacacagagtgatctattttaggcgtttatttcttttattattaatgactatggcttacagccaatgaaaacacagacgtaaaaacgtaaaACATTAAGCataaacagaaaatatatataaccgAGTTAGTTACTGTAACATTAATTATTCTGCATATATACCAAGTAACGTTATACcattataaacaatatacatttttagaaTTCTTTTTTGAGCTCTGTTCGAAAATAGTGATAACTAGCCTGGGGTTAGTAAACTATTTAACTTAATAACTCTATTATTCCACGGGTCACAACAACTGAGACCGACCATAAAACTCATTTTTCCACCTGTttatttaagacttttttaaagTAGTAACCTTCATTTCAAAAGGTTGATAATGAGAGGTGATTTTAATATTTTCGTGTCTGGGATTAGATGGATCAAAATAACGTAACAGTTATCTGATTGCGAAAAATAAATGATACCCCAGCTAACGTTATATGCCTGTGTTAGAAAACAGTGAATACAATAAAACAGCTGTCATAGGGCTAGGctataataacaatattatttttatacgGTTAGCTAAATAGTTAGCCAGGCTAGCTGAATAAGTAAGTTAAATGAATGCTATTTACTAAGGAGCTAGACAACAGCAGGCAGGATAGCTTAAAGCTAGTTATAGTATAACTAGTTATATACAGTCTAATTAGCAGTTTTTATCTGATTAAGACAATAATCTACCTAGTTTAAATAGTATGAAACTTTACTCACGTCTGATCTCCTTCGCTGAACTCATTGTCCCTGGTTACGCAGCGGATATCTGCTAGTTCGCTAGCAGGAATCGCAAGtcaataatactgaaaaaaatcaGTGACAAAACAGAGCGGAAACAGGATCTCGCATATTAAATAAACACCACGATCCTCCACCGATCTCCAGACATGTACTAGTGTCAGTTCTGACAGCGATCCATCGctctaaaactaaaacaatactCAAAAAGTTACCGTCGCTCTTAGCTGGCTAACTAACTACACAAGCTACATCTCCTGTTCCCAATACCGCGCCAAGAGCTCTGCTGCCCGCTGATTGGCTACTGCAGCAGACCGGCAGTAAAAGATCAAGCTCCGCCTACTGAGGTCCACATTGTAAAGCCATATTGGTAAGGTCGTTTCAGCTCCTAATACTCACACAAACATTGAAGTCtgattttaaagaaaaagcatgtattaattttactatggttattactgttactgttttccAATGCATAAGTAAAATGTAACATCtaattgaaatatatttaaaaaaatgtaaaagaaaagtgtctTAAACAGAAaagtcatatcatatcatatgaagTAATGGTAAGAGGAGTAGTCAACAGATTCACAGACAAATTATATTTGTATTGGGTATTCGATTTATACTCAGACATCCCATATATATACctaaacatgccttttgcaatcatttagtcccccatTACAGTTATAACAAACTGTACAGCAAGcaagattttttacatttttttttattattattttacaagacatggatatactttagagtagtagAGCCATGATGCTTCTTCTTCACTGAATCCCAtccaggagggggaaaaaaacactgcccacccacactaaaaactgattggctgactcacagactctttgtagaATCCTCTTTGTCTTGCATGCACTTCATGAGTATGCACACAAGGGAAGAGACTTTCTCTCCCTTTGCCTTCCTTTCACACTTGCGTTTGGGAAAAAAAAGTCTCTGTCGCCTGCGTATGTGTTtttgttcactcttgggccactcgttgtagatttaaggagatttttttctgacttgcgggcatcagggagccggtattgatatgcagtagactcctgcaacttccgggagacttgggaagtctttACTATGCTCAAAGCCATTTGTCATATCTGCTATGGACTAGCTCACAACAACacaagtaaaattaaataaaccaaGACACAGAACTTTTAAAATAatgtccattttttt is a genomic window of Astyanax mexicanus isolate ESR-SI-001 chromosome 14, AstMex3_surface, whole genome shotgun sequence containing:
- the tonsl gene encoding tonsoku-like protein, with translation MSSAKEIRQLQKAKSKAQSSSNLKEEASLCNQLGEVLAKSGDYQAAIEEHRQELALSQVLHDVIGCAVANRKIGECYAELGNIATALKYQRRHLDLACSVNDAVEEQRALATIGRTYLFLHDTDQSLDSLKQAEDAFKKSLAIVNEHLEGRVSARERSEMRARLLLNLGFVCDGLKDPQRCNEFIRQSIYISEKNNLLEDLYRANFNLGNIHFRNGQHSLSIRCFEKSKECAHKMSDKYSESECFYNIGKVLLNLGDFLGARRSLKKAFQLGSQQPAEREAVKRDLRYAIRGSKLEKAMSTVSNKVSQEALGLTEELGDVYCKVASYSKALEAYQTQLSCAEALGKPSRELAVIHVSLAATYSDLRQYHKAIEHYRQELELRQGNAKEECETWLNIAGCQEESGKSMEEMDSSYTAALHCAEKAAQNKLQRRVLRAWLQVQRRVRSTHADATEARLQELCEAEGRRLEDSEEEEEEEQLLNSEPLDSDFQLSDSDEDMEDYDKLVSGRRKTGKWNKRNEKGETVLHRACIDGNLKQVEYLVEQGHPLNPRDYCGWTPLHEACNHGHLEIVAVLLDKGANINDPGGPHCEGVTPLHDALNCGHFAVARLLVQKGASVNVRNKKGDKPLDSLRLWRKTYSRDLDQETQQECVETEKLLRKAQAGGVAAAPVSSRPVLQDSQLFDAECSEPLLQQDEPHFTSQRALPSRLTPPETNTAPRDRRSSGPRHRLRGTKEDVLFGEDSNSDHSDCSISPLRPVRPRPRFPEVLPPPKEVCPSRDVPPTPQVAREAVLSPQQVSGRDEYQRAMQNLGSAKSRLITHSLLEPAFTSTPAVSANHVSALVPEDEYIGDEWLEDDLGCAQPKKKRKVDTEQSSRRDSVMSSLSSSSSSSRSQTRVFGSSEPPARVQSSSSRGLSLKKSNKARQVKMNQLPGMVMLGRREVSRSPSPNIFPEDDPPQPVRSQPYSSQPMTHAAPQTPVPAMPAPIRMRVRVQNNVFLIPVPHSEADSCTVSWLCEQAAQRYYQTCGLLPRLSLQKEGALLSTTDLLLAVLHTNEEVLAEVCSWDLPPLPERYKKACTSLAVEENRRVLRLCEVQDGSPCVTVCGLGLAPPCLSPLLRALKLQDSLTELRLSANRLSDDLLPELISAVTTMPRLRVLDISANQITGEGLKKAVTTLEGRSEAVFPCLEELDLSMNPLGDGWSQALACLLSGCPLLATLYLQACGLTARFLQQHRLLLASALTGTGHLRSVCLSQNALGSTGFELVLKTLPLQCLTHLELNAVCKVPTEQPALDLLPKLLSQGDCSLSHLSLAANGLTDQSIISLARCLALCPSLVSLDLSANPSVTSEGLHSLLSTLREGRQPLTYLNLQGCQVCGPWDVESLDGLSERVQDLRLCSQRLNKLDQEILQKNWPGRILTRGSKCLLNTAPALQ